A region of Maridesulfovibrio sp. DNA encodes the following proteins:
- the trmD gene encoding tRNA (guanosine(37)-N1)-methyltransferase TrmD, which translates to MKFNLVTLFPEFFDSPLSHGLMGKGVEKGIVSFNKVDPREFATDRHKSVDDRPYGGGPGMVMFIDPIARALDSVGIKPVREQVLPKGKRLLMLSPKGRPLTQKLAVELSKEEELTLVCGRYEGIDARFEDIFPVETVSVGDFVLNGGEAGAMCLIEAVARLLPDFMGHSESGTEESFSSGLLEYPHYTRPPEFGGLKVPEVLSSGNHALIEEWRRKESLDVTLEARPELLSEAEGLKKDDVRYLRTIPRKRLGKNLYMALVHYPVLNKFGEKAAVSLTNLDIHDMSRVSRSYSISGFFAVTPIEDQKKLAERIISHWTSGPGSKFNPDRAAAFSKVGVKDSLQDVVEHIESGTGKKPILVTTSARGAGSITMNRVREMLQDNPVLLVFGTGHGLAPEILDMAEGSLRPIRFMDGYNHLSVRSAVAITVDRLLKDAW; encoded by the coding sequence GTGAAATTTAATCTGGTTACACTCTTTCCTGAATTTTTTGATTCCCCGCTGTCGCACGGACTCATGGGTAAGGGCGTTGAAAAGGGCATTGTCTCTTTTAATAAGGTCGATCCCCGCGAGTTTGCGACAGACCGCCATAAATCAGTTGATGACCGTCCCTACGGCGGCGGGCCGGGTATGGTCATGTTTATTGACCCGATTGCCAGGGCTCTTGACTCCGTAGGCATAAAGCCGGTCAGAGAACAAGTTCTCCCCAAGGGTAAAAGGCTGCTTATGCTTTCGCCCAAGGGACGGCCGCTGACACAGAAGCTGGCGGTGGAGCTTTCCAAAGAAGAGGAGTTGACCCTCGTCTGCGGAAGGTATGAGGGTATCGACGCCCGTTTTGAAGATATTTTTCCCGTTGAAACGGTCTCCGTAGGGGATTTTGTACTCAACGGAGGTGAAGCCGGGGCCATGTGCCTTATAGAAGCTGTAGCCCGTCTGCTGCCGGATTTTATGGGGCATTCCGAATCAGGTACGGAAGAAAGCTTTTCTTCAGGTCTGCTGGAGTATCCGCACTACACCCGTCCTCCGGAATTCGGCGGATTGAAAGTGCCGGAAGTACTATCCTCAGGCAACCATGCTTTGATTGAAGAATGGAGAAGAAAAGAGTCTCTGGATGTAACCTTGGAAGCGCGTCCGGAGCTTTTGTCTGAAGCAGAAGGCTTAAAAAAAGATGATGTGCGTTATTTGCGCACAATTCCCCGGAAACGTTTGGGAAAAAATCTTTATATGGCTCTTGTGCACTATCCGGTGCTAAATAAATTTGGAGAAAAAGCCGCTGTTTCTTTGACAAACCTCGATATTCACGATATGTCCCGCGTTTCCCGCTCTTACTCAATTAGCGGATTTTTTGCGGTGACTCCAATCGAGGATCAGAAGAAACTGGCCGAGAGGATAATTTCTCACTGGACCTCGGGACCGGGCAGCAAGTTCAACCCGGATCGAGCCGCAGCTTTTTCCAAAGTAGGAGTTAAGGATTCCCTTCAAGATGTGGTGGAGCATATCGAGTCGGGAACGGGTAAAAAACCGATACTGGTGACCACCAGCGCACGGGGAGCGGGTAGCATAACCATGAACAGGGTTCGTGAAATGCTGCAGGATAATCCCGTCCTGCTTGTCTTCGGTACCGGGCACGGGTTGGCTCCCGAAATTCTGGACATGGCTGAGGGCAGCTTACGGCCCATAAGATTCATGGACGGATACAACCATCTATCAGTAAGAAGTGCGGTGGCGATCACGGTCGACAGGCTGCTTAAAGATGCCTGGTAG
- a CDS encoding acyl-CoA thioesterase — MKPKKISDSRTLMTYRVLPQDTNPAGNLHGGVLLKQLDLVAATCAMRHARKPVVTASIDRMNFLRPAYVGELINLHANVNMVGRTSMEIGVRVEAENLLTGEIRHTNSAYLTFVAMGENGKPSPVPPLILETGVDHRRNREAIERRSVRKEERIRETASAAQNKSRE, encoded by the coding sequence ATGAAACCAAAAAAGATCAGCGACAGCAGGACCTTGATGACTTACCGGGTTCTACCGCAGGATACGAACCCAGCCGGGAACCTTCACGGCGGAGTCCTGCTGAAACAACTGGATCTGGTCGCTGCCACCTGCGCCATGCGCCATGCGCGAAAGCCGGTAGTAACAGCATCCATTGACCGTATGAATTTTCTGAGACCTGCTTATGTGGGGGAACTGATCAACCTGCACGCCAACGTAAACATGGTCGGCAGAACATCCATGGAAATCGGGGTCCGGGTTGAAGCTGAAAATCTTTTAACCGGTGAGATAAGGCACACAAACTCGGCATATCTCACATTTGTGGCCATGGGCGAAAATGGAAAACCTTCTCCGGTACCGCCGCTGATTCTTGAAACAGGAGTCGACCACAGGCGCAACCGGGAAGCAATAGAGCGCAGGTCTGTGCGCAAAGAAGAGAGGATTCGGGAAACCGCATCCGCAGCACAGAATAAAAGCAGGGAATAA
- the sfsA gene encoding DNA/RNA nuclease SfsA has translation MSEPLIFYPEGCRRAIFIRRYKRFTVEAMLDGEIVGVHTNNTGSMIGLLREGQEIFISPALNPERKLKWTLEAVLPFGQMIGVNTAVPNKMLQFAFEAGMLPEATGYTTLKREAKVGNSRLDGLFSDDSGELPMLWVECKNVTLVEDDVACFPDAQTERGRKHLTELMDLAAKGDRVALFFFVQRNDGNCFGPADFIDPEYAELFYKALDAGVECWAYEAVLSEIGIGIGRKLPLAACR, from the coding sequence ATGTCAGAACCGTTAATTTTTTACCCTGAGGGTTGCCGTCGGGCAATTTTTATCCGTCGGTATAAACGTTTTACTGTGGAAGCCATGCTTGATGGTGAAATAGTCGGTGTTCATACCAATAATACCGGATCCATGATTGGGCTGTTGCGTGAGGGACAGGAAATTTTTATTTCCCCGGCCCTGAATCCCGAGCGTAAACTCAAATGGACTCTTGAGGCGGTTTTGCCTTTCGGACAAATGATAGGGGTCAACACCGCTGTGCCCAACAAAATGCTGCAATTTGCATTTGAAGCCGGAATGCTGCCGGAAGCAACCGGGTATACAACTCTCAAACGCGAAGCCAAGGTAGGTAACAGCCGTCTGGATGGTTTGTTCAGTGACGATTCAGGTGAGCTTCCCATGCTTTGGGTGGAGTGCAAGAATGTAACTCTTGTAGAGGATGATGTGGCTTGTTTTCCCGATGCCCAGACTGAACGCGGGCGTAAGCACCTTACGGAATTGATGGATCTTGCAGCCAAAGGAGACAGGGTGGCTCTGTTCTTTTTTGTTCAGCGTAATGATGGAAATTGTTTCGGTCCTGCAGATTTTATTGACCCTGAGTATGCGGAGTTGTTTTACAAAGCTCTTGATGCAGGTGTCGAATGCTGGGCTTACGAGGCGGTGCTGAGTGAGATTGGGATTGGTATCGGAAGAAAGTTGCCGCTTGCAGCTTGTCGATAA
- a CDS encoding KH domain-containing protein: protein MLKDLVEYIAKSLVDNPEEVVVTEIEGEQTSVIELKVAKEDLGKVIGKQGRTARAMRTLLGAASTKVRKRSVLEILE, encoded by the coding sequence ATGTTGAAGGATTTAGTAGAGTACATCGCGAAATCGCTTGTTGACAATCCGGAAGAAGTAGTTGTCACCGAGATCGAAGGGGAGCAGACTTCCGTAATCGAACTCAAGGTCGCTAAAGAAGACCTGGGTAAGGTTATCGGTAAGCAGGGACGCACCGCGCGTGCCATGAGAACCTTGCTCGGTGCAGCATCAACCAAGGTGAGAAAGCGCTCTGTTCTGGAAATTCTGGAATAG
- the rplS gene encoding 50S ribosomal protein L19, whose amino-acid sequence MSNVIANIEREHMRIDMPAFKAGDTVKVHLRIIEGEKERIQVFQGAVLRYRKGTTNSTFTVRKISDGIGVERVFPVHSPYIERVEVVAEGKVRRSRIYYLRGLKGKAARIKSKQAW is encoded by the coding sequence ATGAGCAACGTAATTGCAAACATCGAACGCGAACACATGCGTATTGATATGCCCGCTTTCAAAGCAGGCGACACTGTAAAGGTTCACCTGCGTATTATCGAAGGTGAAAAGGAACGTATCCAGGTTTTCCAGGGTGCTGTTCTGCGTTACCGTAAAGGTACCACCAATTCCACCTTCACCGTCCGCAAAATTTCTGACGGTATCGGCGTTGAGCGTGTTTTCCCCGTACACTCCCCCTACATCGAGCGTGTAGAGGTAGTTGCTGAAGGTAAAGTACGCCGTAGCCGTATCTACTACCTGCGTGGCCTTAAAGGTAAGGCTGCACGCATCAAGTCCAAACAGGCTTGGTAG
- the ffh gene encoding signal recognition particle protein, with protein MFDSLSDRLSEAFKNFKGQGRLDEKNIQAGLREVRLALLEADVNYKVVKDFVEKVKERALGQEVQKSLSPGQQVIKVVNDELTELLGGEQEGLQLSKGKLSKIMMVGLQGSGKTTSSAKIALYLRRKKFKPYLVPADVYRPAAIDQLHVLAKQLDMPAYPSTTDMNPVDICRDAMVKAEEAGCDVLLFDTAGRLHIDEPLMDELASIKEKCTPDEILFVADAMTGQDAVNVASTFDDKLDVTGVVLTKMDGDARGGAALSIKSVTGKSVKFVGVGEKLSELELFYPDRAASRILGMGDVLSLIEKAQSVMDEGEAEKLTEKFRKAEFDLEDFRTQMRRMKKIGSMGSIMKMIPGLGGLTKQLGDMEIPDKELNRIEAIISSMTMEERRRPKLINPSRRQRIAKGSGVKLEEVNQMLKNFEQMSKMMKKMMGGKGGKGKMPKMPNLPGMPGLGGGAGVPGMPGMEGLEGMEGMGGMPQPSKTKSKKTLQARKKKKLNKQARKKKKK; from the coding sequence TTGTTCGACAGCCTATCAGACAGACTATCCGAAGCCTTTAAGAATTTCAAAGGGCAGGGACGCTTGGATGAGAAAAACATCCAGGCCGGACTGCGCGAAGTGCGCCTTGCCCTTCTCGAAGCGGACGTAAACTACAAGGTCGTTAAAGATTTTGTGGAAAAGGTAAAGGAGCGTGCTCTCGGGCAGGAGGTCCAGAAATCGCTTTCTCCCGGACAGCAGGTAATCAAAGTCGTTAACGACGAGCTTACCGAGCTGCTCGGCGGCGAACAGGAAGGACTTCAGCTCTCCAAGGGCAAGCTTTCCAAGATAATGATGGTCGGCCTTCAGGGGTCCGGTAAGACCACTTCTTCCGCCAAGATTGCCTTGTATCTGCGGCGCAAGAAGTTCAAGCCTTACCTTGTTCCTGCCGACGTCTACCGTCCTGCTGCGATTGACCAGCTTCATGTGCTGGCCAAACAGCTGGATATGCCGGCCTATCCGTCTACTACGGATATGAACCCCGTGGATATCTGCCGTGACGCTATGGTCAAGGCGGAAGAGGCCGGATGCGATGTCCTGCTTTTCGATACAGCCGGACGCTTGCATATCGATGAACCCCTGATGGATGAGCTCGCCTCCATCAAGGAAAAATGTACCCCGGACGAAATCCTTTTCGTGGCCGACGCAATGACAGGGCAGGACGCTGTCAATGTGGCTTCCACATTTGATGACAAACTTGATGTTACCGGTGTAGTCCTTACCAAAATGGATGGTGATGCCCGAGGCGGTGCGGCGCTCTCCATCAAATCAGTTACCGGTAAGTCAGTTAAGTTTGTCGGTGTGGGTGAAAAGCTTTCCGAGCTTGAACTCTTTTATCCGGACAGGGCCGCTTCAAGAATTCTCGGCATGGGGGATGTTCTTTCCCTGATCGAGAAAGCCCAGTCTGTGATGGATGAAGGAGAAGCTGAAAAGCTGACCGAGAAATTCCGCAAGGCCGAATTCGACCTTGAGGACTTCCGCACCCAGATGCGCAGAATGAAGAAGATCGGTTCCATGGGGTCGATCATGAAAATGATCCCCGGACTCGGCGGGCTGACCAAACAGCTCGGCGATATGGAGATCCCGGACAAGGAACTGAACAGGATAGAAGCCATCATCTCGTCCATGACCATGGAGGAACGCAGGCGGCCCAAGCTTATAAATCCCAGCCGTAGGCAGAGGATTGCGAAAGGTTCCGGTGTTAAGCTCGAAGAGGTCAACCAGATGCTCAAAAATTTTGAGCAGATGAGCAAGATGATGAAGAAAATGATGGGCGGCAAAGGCGGAAAGGGCAAAATGCCCAAGATGCCGAACCTGCCCGGAATGCCCGGACTTGGCGGCGGAGCCGGAGTGCCTGGAATGCCCGGTATGGAAGGGTTGGAAGGTATGGAAGGAATGGGCGGTATGCCTCAGCCTTCCAAAACCAAGAGCAAAAAGACCCTTCAGGCCCGCAAGAAGAAAAAGCTTAATAAGCAGGCCCGCAAGAAAAAGAAGAAATAG
- a CDS encoding OB-fold protein — MPNIVKAEEFHLVDPMGRVRSKIYISNDGKVIADIYDSAGSLNNRVDLQKTVKLGPTAHQNVPPHQKETLGAWHARIGNEVKLTQSKLHVGSYKLYIDFVENNTVASGKYLNEVIEVSGEIVDVYTKGFGDLHVGLKGISNFTAEVICHFTEDQIPVVSNLKPGVKVRIKGKCTEYVNKRVKIWGCQLL; from the coding sequence ATGCCCAACATCGTCAAGGCAGAAGAATTTCATCTTGTGGACCCTATGGGAAGAGTCAGGTCTAAAATCTATATTTCAAATGATGGAAAAGTAATTGCCGACATATACGATTCAGCAGGAAGTCTGAACAACCGGGTCGACCTGCAGAAAACTGTCAAACTCGGCCCCACGGCCCACCAGAACGTGCCTCCGCACCAGAAAGAAACTCTGGGAGCATGGCATGCTCGCATTGGGAATGAAGTAAAACTGACCCAATCCAAACTGCATGTGGGATCGTACAAACTCTATATTGATTTTGTTGAGAACAACACCGTGGCCAGCGGGAAATATCTCAATGAAGTAATTGAAGTTTCCGGCGAAATAGTAGATGTTTATACTAAAGGCTTCGGTGATCTTCATGTGGGACTCAAAGGGATTTCCAACTTTACCGCCGAAGTGATCTGTCATTTTACCGAAGACCAGATTCCGGTTGTCAGCAACCTCAAGCCGGGCGTAAAGGTTCGCATTAAGGGGAAATGCACCGAATACGTCAATAAACGGGTAAAAATTTGGGGCTGCCAGTTGCTGTAG
- the rpsP gene encoding 30S ribosomal protein S16, whose amino-acid sequence MAIKLRLTRMGSKKRPFYRIVAINSETRRDGRPLDFCGYYNPMVEPVEVKIDKEKVEKWLERGAEPSDTVKSLLKANS is encoded by the coding sequence ATGGCTATTAAACTTAGACTGACCCGTATGGGCTCCAAAAAACGCCCTTTTTACCGTATTGTAGCAATCAACAGCGAAACCAGACGTGACGGTCGTCCTCTGGACTTCTGCGGTTATTACAACCCGATGGTTGAGCCTGTTGAAGTGAAAATTGACAAGGAAAAAGTAGAGAAGTGGCTTGAGAGGGGCGCTGAACCTAGCGATACAGTTAAATCTCTTCTCAAAGCAAATTCTTAG
- a CDS encoding ribonuclease HII, whose product MSENLLPGMGTENLITAGIDEAGRGCLAGPVVAGAVILPEEYDLPGLTDSKKLDEAARDRLAVEIKEQAVCWSLGISRAQVVDQINILQATFRAMGRSVLHLKVRPQFLMVDGNKTIPVQYLDGIPGCRQEAVVKGDLKIPAISAASILAKTFRDKLMVQLSGRYPDYGFEIHKGYGTKIHLEALKEHGPCMVHRMTFKGVLPEKKKAKQERMCLPGI is encoded by the coding sequence ATGTCTGAGAATTTATTGCCCGGAATGGGAACTGAGAATCTTATTACTGCCGGTATTGATGAAGCAGGGCGTGGCTGTTTGGCCGGTCCTGTTGTTGCCGGGGCGGTGATTCTGCCCGAAGAATATGACCTTCCGGGCCTGACTGACTCGAAAAAGCTTGATGAAGCTGCGCGGGACAGGCTGGCGGTGGAGATTAAAGAGCAGGCAGTCTGTTGGTCTTTGGGTATCAGCAGGGCGCAGGTTGTGGATCAGATCAATATTCTGCAGGCTACTTTTCGGGCTATGGGCCGTTCTGTGCTTCATTTGAAGGTAAGACCCCAGTTTCTTATGGTAGACGGCAACAAGACAATTCCTGTGCAGTATCTGGATGGTATACCCGGATGCAGGCAGGAAGCTGTGGTCAAAGGTGATTTAAAGATCCCGGCTATTTCTGCCGCCTCCATTCTGGCCAAGACTTTCAGGGATAAGCTCATGGTGCAGTTGTCCGGGCGTTATCCGGATTATGGTTTTGAAATCCATAAGGGATATGGAACCAAGATCCACCTGGAAGCTCTGAAAGAGCATGGTCCCTGCATGGTTCATCGCATGACTTTCAAGGGTGTCCTGCCTGAAAAGAAAAAAGCCAAGCAGGAGCGC
- the rimM gene encoding ribosome maturation factor RimM (Essential for efficient processing of 16S rRNA), with protein sequence MEMLVVAEVVKPHGLRGEVCIESHADSPFLFDEVPCLYLAKKGQKPRRFVVRSSRKHKGRMLLTFKGIDGRDQAETLRGMEVLVREADLPESGEDEVYMYELEGMSVELEDGTVVGTISSFILAPGQETWVITSSEGKEILFPAVEEFVLSVDLDTEKVVVDPPEGLLDIYLSEKKDSGKK encoded by the coding sequence ATGGAAATGCTTGTAGTTGCCGAGGTGGTCAAACCACATGGTCTCAGAGGGGAAGTCTGCATTGAATCCCATGCGGACTCCCCTTTTCTCTTCGACGAGGTCCCTTGCCTCTATCTGGCTAAGAAAGGGCAGAAACCCCGTCGTTTTGTTGTGCGCTCTTCGCGAAAGCATAAAGGGCGCATGCTGCTGACCTTCAAAGGTATCGATGGCCGTGATCAGGCGGAAACCCTGCGCGGTATGGAAGTCCTTGTTCGTGAGGCTGATCTCCCCGAATCCGGGGAAGATGAAGTCTACATGTACGAACTTGAAGGGATGAGCGTCGAACTTGAAGACGGGACTGTGGTTGGAACCATTTCGAGCTTTATCCTTGCCCCCGGGCAGGAAACATGGGTGATTACTTCTTCAGAAGGAAAAGAAATTCTTTTTCCTGCTGTTGAAGAATTTGTGTTGTCTGTTGATCTGGACACTGAGAAAGTGGTTGTTGATCCTCCAGAAGGGTTGCTTGATATCTATCTCAGTGAAAAGAAAGATAGCGGAAAGAAATAG
- the dsrM gene encoding sulfate reduction electron transfer complex DsrMKJOP subunit DsrM has product MNALYSLVLVFALVLIALFGVGSAHMAGLFGTLLPYVAVAVFLVGFARRIIGWAKSPVPFRIPTTGGQQKSLDFIQHDRFDNPVTPGQTFIRMILEVCCFRSLFRNTKVELRDGRVSYASSKWLWLFSLLFHYSFLLIVIRHMRLFFEPVPACIGFVEFVDGILQIGVPRLYMSDLLILVGLGFLLGRRLKDPKLRYISLVTDYFPLLLIIGIALSGIYMRYFAHVDILAIKKLTMGLVTFSPVIPAGISVVFFIHLFLVCALLVYFPFSKLMHAGGVFLSPTRNMPNDTRINHHENPWNDPNIKPHSYEAYEDEFREAMIEAGLPVEKKA; this is encoded by the coding sequence ATGAACGCTTTGTACTCACTCGTTTTAGTTTTTGCCCTGGTGCTTATCGCACTCTTCGGAGTGGGGTCCGCGCACATGGCAGGACTGTTCGGCACGCTGTTACCGTATGTAGCGGTTGCCGTATTTCTGGTAGGCTTTGCCCGCCGGATCATTGGCTGGGCCAAAAGCCCGGTTCCTTTCCGTATCCCGACCACGGGCGGACAGCAAAAGTCTCTGGATTTTATCCAGCATGACCGCTTTGACAACCCCGTGACTCCGGGTCAAACTTTTATCCGCATGATCCTTGAGGTCTGTTGCTTTCGTTCCCTCTTCAGGAACACCAAAGTTGAACTCAGGGACGGAAGAGTAAGTTACGCCTCATCCAAATGGCTGTGGCTTTTCTCCCTGCTCTTCCACTACTCATTCCTGCTCATCGTGATCAGGCACATGAGACTCTTCTTCGAACCCGTGCCTGCTTGCATCGGTTTCGTGGAATTTGTTGACGGTATCTTGCAGATCGGTGTTCCCAGACTGTACATGTCTGACCTCCTGATTCTTGTCGGCCTCGGCTTCCTGCTCGGCCGCAGACTCAAGGACCCCAAACTTCGTTACATTTCTCTGGTAACCGATTACTTCCCGCTGCTTCTCATCATCGGCATTGCCCTTTCCGGCATCTACATGCGCTACTTTGCGCACGTGGACATTCTTGCCATCAAGAAGCTGACCATGGGTCTTGTAACCTTCAGCCCCGTCATTCCCGCAGGAATCAGCGTGGTATTTTTTATCCACCTCTTCCTCGTGTGTGCGCTGCTGGTCTACTTCCCGTTCAGTAAACTGATGCACGCGGGCGGCGTATTCCTGTCTCCCACAAGGAACATGCCCAACGATACCCGTATCAACCATCACGAGAACCCCTGGAACGATCCCAACATCAAGCCCCACAGTTATGAGGCTTATGAAGATGAGTTCAGGGAAGCAATGATTGAAGCGGGTCTCCCGGTGGAAAAAAAGGCATAG
- a CDS encoding RsbRD N-terminal domain-containing protein yields MSLVQKLSERKEDLTEKWYDLILSSYPKETQDVWRSNKDRFTNPVGVTIKKVAGELIDLILEWKSADDLAKSLDELIKIRTVQDFAPSKALSFVFLFKKLLRDEFMEELKSEGKLDELLAFEARIDNLGLIAFDIYTKNRDLIAQMRIDEIKRSHHMLLRRVNKIEDASARGAGQV; encoded by the coding sequence ATGAGTCTTGTACAAAAATTGTCGGAAAGAAAAGAAGACCTGACAGAAAAATGGTACGACCTGATTCTTTCTTCATATCCTAAAGAGACCCAGGATGTATGGAGATCAAACAAGGATCGGTTTACCAACCCTGTCGGAGTTACCATCAAGAAGGTCGCGGGCGAACTTATTGACCTGATCCTTGAATGGAAAAGTGCCGACGATCTTGCCAAGTCCCTTGATGAACTGATTAAAATCAGGACTGTTCAGGACTTTGCACCATCCAAAGCTTTAAGTTTTGTCTTTCTTTTCAAGAAACTCCTGAGAGACGAGTTCATGGAGGAACTGAAAAGTGAAGGTAAACTTGATGAGTTGCTCGCGTTTGAGGCCCGGATTGATAATCTGGGACTTATCGCGTTCGACATCTATACCAAGAATAGGGATTTGATTGCGCAAATGAGAATTGATGAAATCAAGAGATCACATCACATGCTCCTTCGGCGGGTCAACAAAATCGAGGACGCTTCGGCCAGAGGGGCCGGACAGGTGTAG
- a CDS encoding (Fe-S)-binding protein, producing the protein MGLPVAVALTDLQRHQAGTATIAPMPVSKSLRDELQNTADECIDCGKCMSLCRFLAESGSPVSIALKGLSSDKEIDSLSVRSYECSTCGLCSAVCPVEVEPERMFKELRNHAQANGLFKLKQHTPLLKYEKLGRRFPFKGEFIPESCNAVFFPGCTLPAMFPDATRTTYKILKHQDPRTGLMLNCCSKPSKMLGLKSRHEENLSSLLHRMERMGIKKIITACPNCHMTFKEFNTKLEIVSIYQKLKTARFAPVRPKITEVTIHDPCVTRYETEMHEDVRVLLKAVGVQVVEMKHNRTKTLCCGEGGATQFYNKIYAKNWSRKRITEAKRVGVPMVSYCAGCVNFLGHEHPTAHVLDLLLVKRKRIPKPVAFPFNYLNRLILRFSVR; encoded by the coding sequence TTGGGGCTGCCAGTTGCTGTAGCACTGACTGATTTGCAACGACATCAGGCCGGGACGGCAACAATTGCGCCTATGCCTGTATCAAAATCACTGCGGGACGAACTGCAGAACACAGCTGACGAATGCATCGACTGCGGTAAATGCATGTCTTTGTGCCGCTTTCTGGCTGAAAGCGGATCCCCGGTATCCATCGCCTTGAAAGGACTGTCATCGGATAAGGAAATTGACTCCCTGTCAGTCCGCTCCTACGAATGCTCAACATGTGGGCTCTGTTCGGCAGTCTGTCCGGTGGAAGTCGAACCGGAACGCATGTTCAAGGAATTGCGCAATCACGCGCAGGCCAACGGACTCTTCAAGCTTAAACAGCACACTCCTTTACTTAAGTACGAAAAGCTGGGCCGGCGCTTCCCGTTCAAAGGAGAGTTCATACCGGAGAGCTGCAATGCTGTTTTCTTTCCGGGATGCACCCTTCCGGCCATGTTCCCGGATGCAACTCGAACCACCTACAAAATACTGAAACATCAGGACCCAAGGACAGGGCTGATGCTCAACTGCTGCTCCAAGCCTTCAAAGATGCTCGGCTTGAAAAGCCGACATGAGGAAAACCTTTCCTCGCTGCTGCATCGCATGGAACGCATGGGCATAAAAAAAATTATTACAGCCTGCCCCAACTGTCATATGACATTCAAAGAATTCAATACCAAATTGGAAATTGTTTCCATTTACCAAAAACTGAAAACTGCCCGTTTTGCCCCGGTAAGGCCGAAAATCACAGAAGTAACAATTCACGACCCCTGTGTTACCCGCTATGAAACAGAAATGCACGAGGACGTACGTGTCCTGCTTAAAGCTGTCGGGGTACAGGTAGTGGAAATGAAACACAACCGCACCAAAACCCTCTGCTGCGGAGAAGGCGGGGCCACCCAGTTTTACAACAAAATTTACGCCAAAAACTGGTCCCGTAAACGAATCACCGAAGCCAAAAGAGTCGGGGTTCCAATGGTCAGCTATTGTGCCGGATGTGTTAATTTTCTGGGCCACGAGCACCCGACCGCCCATGTTCTTGACCTGCTGCTGGTCAAAAGAAAGAGAATCCCGAAGCCGGTGGCCTTTCCTTTTAATTATTTAAATCGGCTGATATTGAGATTTTCCGTCCGCTAG